From Maridesulfovibrio ferrireducens, a single genomic window includes:
- a CDS encoding ParA family protein, with protein sequence MAKRIVVANQKGGVGKTTTSINLAASLAVMEKKVLLVDCDPQGNCSSGLGFYPGDSRENVYSVLFQPERVKEAVFQTDIPFLSLMPASQDLVGAEIELIDKMGREYYLRELIDRVEDEYEYIIFDCPPSLGLLTVNALCAARELLVPLQTEYYALEGVAQLLMTFELVKKRLNPEMTVLGVVLTMYDRRNRLARQVKNEVRKAFPDSLFETIIPRNVRLSEAPSFGKPAISYDAKSNGAKAYISLAQEVVKRHAAMEVD encoded by the coding sequence GTGGCAAAAAGAATTGTTGTAGCGAATCAGAAGGGTGGAGTTGGTAAGACAACGACATCAATCAATTTGGCAGCTTCATTAGCTGTAATGGAAAAAAAAGTTTTGCTTGTGGATTGTGATCCGCAGGGAAACTGTTCAAGCGGGCTGGGCTTTTATCCCGGCGACTCAAGAGAAAATGTATATTCTGTCTTATTTCAGCCGGAGCGGGTAAAAGAGGCAGTTTTTCAAACTGACATTCCGTTTCTTTCCTTGATGCCTGCGAGTCAGGACTTAGTTGGTGCTGAGATAGAGTTGATTGATAAAATGGGGCGTGAATATTATTTGCGGGAGTTGATCGATAGAGTTGAGGATGAATACGAATATATAATATTCGACTGTCCTCCTTCGCTTGGGCTGCTTACGGTGAACGCACTTTGCGCCGCCAGAGAACTTTTGGTTCCCTTGCAGACCGAATACTATGCCCTTGAAGGCGTGGCTCAACTTTTGATGACTTTCGAATTGGTTAAGAAAAGATTAAATCCTGAAATGACGGTGTTGGGTGTTGTGTTGACCATGTATGATCGCCGCAACAGGCTTGCCAGACAGGTTAAGAACGAAGTTAGAAAGGCTTTTCCAGACAGTTTGTTTGAAACAATTATTCCGAGAAATGTTCGTTTGTCTGAGGCTCCGAGTTTCGGCAAGCCTGCAATATCATATGATGCAAAATCGAATGGAGCAAAGGCTTATATAAGTCTCGCGCAGGAAGTTGTTAAAAGACATGCAGCTATGGAAGTAGATTAA
- a CDS encoding ParB/RepB/Spo0J family partition protein, with amino-acid sequence MAGATGGLGRGLDALLGGAKLDAQSNATSVDARQIDIDKIIANPNQPRKEFAPEALKDLAESIKAKGVLQPVLVRSIAGRRGSFELVAGERRLRASKLAGLTEIPVLVKEMTDLESMAIALIENLQREDLNPIEEAKGFQELITRFGLSQEQLAGQVGKSRSTLSNSMRLLTLAEPIQSAIGKGDISAGHGRALIAVADDDARSELFKMVLSDGLSVRQAESSVAFFKEHGSLPKGEVPVVAKSASRTKKEPKQIDAELANVKARLEDSLGIKVSFSGSLDKGNLTIKYSSEAELEKILALLEV; translated from the coding sequence ATGGCAGGCGCAACCGGAGGACTCGGACGAGGACTCGACGCACTACTTGGTGGAGCAAAACTTGATGCACAGAGCAACGCTACATCGGTAGATGCCCGGCAGATAGATATAGATAAAATTATTGCAAATCCCAATCAGCCGCGCAAGGAGTTTGCTCCCGAGGCTTTAAAGGATCTTGCTGAATCAATAAAAGCAAAAGGTGTATTACAGCCTGTTCTGGTTCGTTCGATTGCAGGGCGCAGGGGTTCATTTGAACTGGTAGCCGGAGAACGCCGTTTAAGAGCTTCTAAGCTGGCGGGTTTGACTGAAATTCCTGTGCTTGTAAAAGAAATGACAGATCTTGAAAGTATGGCGATTGCTTTGATTGAAAATCTACAGCGTGAAGATTTAAATCCAATTGAAGAAGCCAAGGGGTTTCAAGAGCTGATCACGAGGTTTGGGCTAAGTCAGGAACAGCTTGCGGGGCAGGTTGGTAAAAGCCGATCAACTCTTTCAAATTCTATGAGGCTATTGACTCTTGCCGAACCGATTCAGAGTGCTATTGGAAAGGGTGATATTTCAGCAGGGCATGGACGTGCTCTGATAGCAGTTGCAGATGATGATGCTCGTTCAGAATTATTTAAAATGGTTCTTTCGGATGGCTTATCTGTCAGACAGGCTGAGAGTTCTGTTGCGTTTTTTAAAGAACATGGATCTCTGCCGAAAGGTGAAGTACCTGTCGTCGCTAAATCAGCCAGCCGCACAAAGAAAGAGCCAAAACAAATTGACGCAGAACTGGCAAATGTAAAAGCTCGTCTGGAAGATTCTTTGGGAATAAAAGTGTCATTCAGCGGATCTTTAGATAAAGGGAATCTGACGATTAAATATTCGTCAGAAGCAGAGCTTGAAAAAATACTGGCACTGCTTGAAGTGTAA
- the rfaE1 gene encoding D-glycero-beta-D-manno-heptose-7-phosphate kinase, whose translation MDKKILSVLPKLKGQKVLIVGDVMLDHYVIGSVDRISPEAPVPVVQVTEEKYLLGGAGNVARNIVALGGDPHLTGFIGADAEGHVFNKLCLDSGISCSLLESEDRPTTKKTRVMAHNQQMVRVDREKTDEFSVYHMDQLFSFLDNEICEYSVVILSDYGKGTLSQKFFDRFWALLKVKDHNPHVLVDPKTVNYDHYKGVNLLTPNAKEAGEGAGMVIKSKDDVLEAGRKLFDRLDPTHLLITLGGDGMALFESRDVVKHVPTFAQKVFDVTGAGDTVIATLGLGLAAGLDPLTSAVLANYAAGIVVGQVGAATATVEELAEAVRNWSKPKITTWS comes from the coding sequence ATGGATAAAAAAATTTTAAGCGTATTGCCCAAACTGAAAGGGCAGAAGGTGTTGATTGTAGGTGACGTGATGCTTGATCATTACGTGATTGGTTCCGTGGACCGCATCTCGCCTGAAGCTCCGGTTCCTGTTGTTCAGGTTACTGAGGAAAAGTATCTTCTGGGCGGAGCTGGAAACGTGGCTCGAAATATAGTCGCGCTGGGCGGTGATCCTCACTTGACCGGTTTCATCGGAGCGGATGCAGAAGGGCATGTTTTCAACAAACTTTGCCTTGATTCAGGCATTTCATGTAGTTTGCTCGAATCTGAGGATCGTCCTACCACAAAGAAAACCCGTGTAATGGCTCATAATCAGCAGATGGTAAGAGTTGATAGAGAGAAAACAGATGAGTTTTCTGTTTATCATATGGATCAGCTGTTCTCTTTTCTAGATAATGAGATTTGTGAATACAGTGTGGTTATTTTATCTGATTATGGGAAGGGAACCTTGTCTCAGAAGTTCTTTGACAGGTTCTGGGCTTTGCTTAAAGTGAAAGATCATAATCCGCATGTTCTGGTTGACCCCAAGACCGTTAACTATGATCATTATAAAGGCGTCAACCTGCTTACACCAAATGCTAAAGAAGCAGGTGAAGGCGCAGGTATGGTGATCAAGAGCAAAGATGATGTCCTTGAAGCTGGCAGAAAGCTGTTTGATCGCCTTGATCCAACTCATCTGCTTATCACTCTCGGTGGTGACGGTATGGCTCTTTTTGAATCCCGTGACGTTGTTAAGCATGTTCCGACTTTTGCGCAAAAAGTTTTTGACGTAACCGGGGCAGGGGATACCGTTATCGCAACTTTGGGTTTGGGACTTGCTGCTGGGCTTGATCCGCTTACCTCCGCCGTGCTTGCAAACTATGCTGCCGGCATCGTTGTCGGACAGGTCGGAGCGGCGACTGCTACAGTTGAGGAGCTTGCAGAAGCTGTACGCAACTGGTCTAAGCCGAAAATTACAACTTGGAGCTAA
- a CDS encoding GAF domain-containing SpoIIE family protein phosphatase: MVLSSQAGRLKKLIQANEVLASIESLVDLLPQLLRLAQDVTGAEASSIMLYNKEKNVLEFALAMNDVLSEMSMNILKTRIELPLGKGIAGWVALHKESLNVVDAQNDSRFSREADKKTGFETRCILCVPIIHKGELQGVVQVLNSSAKDCFNIEDQELLESFGHLAGVALVRSELMIQRLDQQKFETQLEAASRIQKQFNPKTPELSGGNHIWGNSVPAQFVGGDLYDFIPNSDGSWYVYVADVSGKGLPAALIMSALWTRIRAAAVKELSPNGMMEEINKAAFEFMGGEVFATMVLARFYPETGKCSYCVAGHPAPLLVADGEVKEMDRPHGLPVGILDDGEFGLAEIYLEEGQSLIVVTDGVDEARNKDKDFFGTERLAEALKIAVKPPLGKSLLKAVSRWRGKTPPNDDTTVIEIYKS; encoded by the coding sequence ATGGTGTTGAGTAGCCAAGCCGGTAGATTAAAAAAATTGATTCAAGCAAACGAAGTGTTGGCGAGCATAGAATCGTTGGTCGATTTGTTGCCTCAACTTTTAAGGTTGGCACAAGATGTCACCGGAGCTGAAGCCTCTTCTATTATGCTCTATAATAAAGAGAAAAATGTTCTTGAATTTGCTTTGGCTATGAATGATGTGCTGAGCGAAATGAGTATGAATATTTTAAAAACTCGTATTGAGTTGCCTCTTGGTAAAGGTATTGCCGGGTGGGTGGCTTTGCACAAGGAGTCTTTAAATGTCGTAGATGCTCAAAATGATTCTCGTTTTTCTCGTGAAGCGGACAAAAAAACAGGTTTTGAAACCCGCTGTATTTTATGTGTGCCCATAATTCATAAAGGTGAACTTCAGGGAGTTGTTCAGGTTTTAAATTCAAGTGCCAAAGATTGTTTTAATATCGAAGATCAAGAGCTTCTTGAGAGTTTCGGACATTTGGCCGGAGTTGCTCTGGTACGCTCTGAGCTGATGATTCAGAGGCTTGATCAACAGAAGTTTGAAACACAACTTGAAGCTGCTTCCCGAATTCAGAAACAATTTAATCCTAAAACACCTGAACTGAGCGGTGGCAATCATATTTGGGGAAATTCCGTTCCGGCGCAGTTCGTCGGTGGCGATTTATATGATTTTATACCTAATTCGGATGGAAGCTGGTATGTTTATGTTGCGGATGTTTCTGGGAAGGGTCTTCCTGCTGCTTTGATTATGTCTGCGTTGTGGACTCGAATCAGGGCTGCGGCTGTAAAAGAGCTGTCTCCGAATGGAATGATGGAAGAGATTAATAAAGCTGCTTTTGAATTTATGGGCGGCGAAGTTTTTGCTACAATGGTGCTTGCTCGTTTCTATCCTGAAACGGGTAAATGTAGTTATTGCGTTGCCGGTCATCCAGCTCCGTTGCTTGTTGCAGACGGTGAAGTAAAAGAAATGGACAGACCTCATGGGCTTCCTGTCGGAATTCTGGATGACGGGGAGTTCGGTTTAGCTGAGATTTATCTTGAAGAAGGACAGTCCTTGATAGTCGTCACAGACGGGGTTGATGAAGCCCGGAATAAAGACAAAGATTTTTTCGGAACAGAGCGTCTGGCGGAAGCCTTGAAAATCGCGGTAAAACCTCCTTTAGGTAAATCTTTACTTAAAGCTGTTTCCAGATGGAGAGGAAAAACTCCGCCGAATGATGATACAACCGTTATTGAAATATATAAATCTTGA
- a CDS encoding STAS domain-containing protein, which translates to MSFGWKLDVSAEEALIKISGEIDFTGTPALREELHKFIEISSGEVRVDLSELEYLDSSGLASLIELRRMLTQKDRTVVIISVTEQVDKLLHLTQVKSLFGME; encoded by the coding sequence ATGAGTTTTGGTTGGAAACTAGACGTTAGTGCCGAAGAAGCTCTGATTAAAATCAGTGGTGAAATTGATTTTACAGGAACTCCGGCTCTTCGTGAAGAGCTGCACAAATTTATTGAAATCTCATCGGGAGAGGTGCGGGTTGATCTTTCTGAGTTGGAATATCTTGACAGCTCCGGCCTTGCTTCTTTGATTGAGCTGCGAAGAATGCTGACACAAAAAGATCGAACCGTTGTGATCATTTCCGTTACGGAACAGGTTGATAAACTTTTGCATCTTACTCAGGTTAAATCATTATTCGGTATGGAATAA
- a CDS encoding ABC transporter permease, which yields MKGLQVLAWMISRLLGCLRLKTGPKKSFYRKKLYKDLASVGADSIPIVSVIAGCTGVILALQAAQQLEKVGAVSYVASLVGLTIINELGPLLTAIIITGRSGAAFTAEIATMQISEEIDALEVMGIEPVRFLVVPKLIAMLIMVPCLTVWADFVGIVSGGIFSSVALGINEVTYFNNTVEFLNLRDVFAGLVKSGGFAVAITVIGCWQGFLAREGAVDVGRKTTNSVVISIFMIILLDLFFTTLNFLFR from the coding sequence ATGAAAGGATTGCAGGTTCTGGCATGGATGATTTCCCGACTTTTGGGATGCCTGCGCCTGAAAACTGGTCCTAAAAAATCTTTCTATCGTAAAAAACTTTATAAAGATCTCGCCAGCGTCGGGGCCGACTCAATACCTATCGTCAGTGTTATTGCCGGCTGTACAGGTGTTATTCTGGCTTTGCAGGCTGCACAGCAATTGGAAAAAGTCGGGGCTGTCAGCTATGTTGCCAGTCTTGTCGGGCTTACGATCATCAACGAGTTAGGTCCGTTGCTCACAGCTATTATTATCACCGGTCGTTCCGGTGCCGCTTTTACTGCCGAAATTGCCACTATGCAGATATCTGAAGAGATCGATGCTCTTGAAGTAATGGGTATCGAACCTGTTCGTTTTCTTGTCGTTCCCAAATTGATAGCCATGCTCATCATGGTACCTTGTCTTACAGTCTGGGCTGATTTTGTAGGAATTGTTTCAGGTGGCATTTTCTCATCTGTTGCTCTCGGGATAAACGAAGTTACATATTTCAATAACACAGTGGAATTTCTGAATTTACGTGATGTCTTTGCCGGATTGGTCAAAAGCGGAGGTTTTGCCGTTGCGATTACAGTGATCGGGTGCTGGCAGGGATTTCTTGCTCGGGAAGGAGCCGTTGATGTAGGTCGTAAAACCACAAATTCTGTAGTTATATCAATATTTATGATTATTTTGTTAGACCTGTTTTTTACAACACTGAATTTTCTTTTTCGTTAA
- a CDS encoding ABC transporter ATP-binding protein, producing MKVSRLAQDITLKELSLGYPGKVLMANLNAVLPAGKISVILGGSGCGKSTLLRHILGLNVPVSGEIFLGETNLTKLKDEDELRLIRTRMGVLFQDGAMLGSLTLGENVALPLQEHTELPDVIIEEVVNMKLRMVGLGEFTHYFPNQLSGGMRKRAGLARAMVMDPTTLLCDEPSSGLDPITAADLDQLILKLKETFNVTTVVVTHDLDSLFNIADHVVVLHQGRCLYQGDLDGLRDSDDEYLIDFLERRPTVIDNSMARSVKFRSRL from the coding sequence ATGAAAGTATCAAGACTTGCACAAGACATAACTTTAAAAGAACTCAGCCTCGGGTATCCGGGAAAAGTGCTGATGGCGAATCTTAATGCCGTACTTCCGGCAGGTAAGATCAGCGTAATTCTTGGCGGTTCGGGATGTGGCAAGTCGACATTACTGAGACATATTTTAGGTTTGAATGTTCCAGTTTCAGGCGAAATTTTCCTTGGTGAAACAAACCTCACCAAATTGAAAGATGAAGATGAGTTAAGACTTATCCGAACTCGCATGGGAGTCCTTTTTCAGGACGGGGCAATGCTCGGGTCGCTCACTCTGGGTGAAAATGTGGCTTTGCCTTTGCAGGAACATACGGAGCTTCCGGATGTAATTATTGAGGAAGTTGTGAACATGAAGCTTAGAATGGTTGGTCTCGGTGAGTTTACTCATTATTTCCCCAACCAGCTTTCCGGCGGAATGAGAAAAAGAGCGGGACTTGCTCGAGCAATGGTCATGGATCCGACAACTCTGTTGTGTGATGAGCCTTCATCGGGACTTGATCCGATCACCGCGGCAGATCTTGATCAATTAATTTTGAAACTTAAAGAGACATTTAATGTAACGACTGTAGTTGTTACGCATGATCTCGACAGCTTGTTTAATATTGCGGACCATGTTGTGGTGCTGCATCAGGGTAGATGTTTATATCAGGGTGATCTGGATGGCCTTAGAGATTCTGACGATGAGTATCTGATAGATTTTCTGGAAAGACGGCCGACTGTAATAGATAATTCAATGGCAAGATCAGTAAAGTTTAGAAGTAGATTATGA
- a CDS encoding MlaD family protein: MVLNPRSSKTDIIKASLAALGGLTVLGLFIVFLGGHDFFADYSTYNISFRNVKDLTSGRPVKYAGLSVGKVGTIEIDEQNPGRISVVINVDRDFALYEGTVATITQKGLVGDNYILLELENEPGSKLVPGAIIPVAVTLSMNDVAAEIGKAVAAVAPKLEKAAEGLQALFSGENRANLEKSLKIAPDVLAQTNATLVSFQKEWVKLSRTASTGIKSGTKNLGDITVEIADTLQKVEKVLQSLEGDMKNTLQSVNGEVTRVAEGVDGLTSDLRKNLEYDQEEIEIILLNVNRLSREMNRLARSLRERPWQVLNPPEGAGK; this comes from the coding sequence ATGGTACTCAATCCGCGCAGTTCAAAGACCGATATTATTAAAGCAAGTTTAGCCGCATTAGGCGGGTTAACTGTGTTGGGGTTATTTATTGTTTTTCTAGGCGGTCATGATTTCTTCGCTGATTATTCTACTTACAATATTTCATTCCGTAATGTGAAAGATCTTACTTCCGGAAGACCTGTAAAATATGCGGGTCTTAGTGTCGGCAAGGTTGGAACCATAGAAATTGATGAGCAGAATCCGGGCCGTATTTCTGTGGTCATTAATGTGGACAGGGATTTTGCACTTTATGAAGGCACTGTTGCAACAATCACTCAGAAAGGACTTGTGGGTGATAATTATATTCTTTTGGAGCTTGAAAATGAGCCGGGTTCTAAACTTGTGCCCGGAGCAATTATTCCAGTTGCAGTGACCTTAAGTATGAATGATGTTGCTGCTGAAATAGGCAAAGCCGTTGCTGCCGTTGCTCCAAAGCTGGAAAAAGCCGCAGAAGGCCTCCAGGCTCTTTTTTCCGGCGAGAATAGGGCTAACCTTGAAAAAAGTTTAAAAATTGCTCCTGATGTGCTTGCGCAAACTAACGCTACGTTAGTTTCATTCCAAAAAGAGTGGGTTAAGCTTTCTCGAACTGCTTCCACAGGAATAAAATCGGGAACTAAAAATCTTGGGGATATAACAGTTGAAATTGCCGACACTTTGCAAAAGGTCGAAAAAGTCCTTCAATCTCTGGAAGGAGATATGAAAAACACTTTGCAGAGCGTGAACGGTGAAGTCACGAGAGTGGCCGAGGGTGTTGACGGATTGACATCAGATCTTCGCAAAAATCTAGAATATGATCAGGAAGAAATTGAAATTATTCTTTTAAATGTAAACAGACTTTCCCGAGAAATGAACAGGTTGGCCAGATCTCTTCGGGAACGTCCGTGGCAGGTTCTCAATCCTCCTGAAGGAGCCGGAAAATGA
- a CDS encoding DnaJ family domain-containing protein — protein MFFIQAIAEAKIKESERKGEFKNLPCSGKPLKLEDDSMIPSELRMAYKALKNAGYLPPEMQLRKDIYSALDLLESMEEEKERYCQMQKVNVLFGKIKKMRGQKISIDTEDTYYQSIVERMTLSSNKFKEKKG, from the coding sequence ATGTTTTTTATTCAGGCTATTGCCGAGGCTAAGATTAAAGAGTCAGAGAGAAAGGGAGAGTTTAAAAATCTTCCATGTAGCGGAAAGCCTTTGAAACTTGAAGATGATTCAATGATTCCATCTGAGTTGCGAATGGCATATAAAGCTTTGAAAAATGCCGGCTATCTTCCGCCGGAAATGCAGCTACGAAAGGATATTTATTCAGCTCTTGACCTGCTTGAAAGCATGGAGGAAGAAAAGGAGCGCTATTGCCAGATGCAGAAAGTAAATGTTCTTTTCGGGAAAATAAAAAAAATGCGCGGGCAGAAAATTTCAATCGACACTGAAGATACATATTACCAGAGTATTGTCGAACGGATGACTCTGAGCAGCAATAAATTCAAGGAAAAAAAGGGATGA
- a CDS encoding WD40 repeat domain-containing protein, translating into MILRFSQVQIIIFLFVMILISAPVSSDAQSSASSKERVGQTYIDVPPQLRKGTAKSLKKYVSELLGKKYVSTGKLYAPPFDGLEDKIYISVTREKAIPIIAGGVSSYSGTEEGLAAALYDGSIRLWSSYPCKKLRLPSGKGAALVAYAPGSPVLAATDSKGNNLFIYDLKTCSRIPGDIPVEHGPVKMMAISRTGDWLGLIDSFNTLLSGPSNGPLKEMSVLEGTPLFLGYTPGQGILVAVEASGKIVTWGMKNLSRINSDEVTGGPFASVRMSGYVVCLRRDDGKEVYWDLRKRDLVKKSEALKEYSSWIYEKDGSLVYSTGVDRWKVAEHFGRPMFIVSYSAKEKLFRVRDLDSKTRYYSALDGKEFSEIKTSDWKFISPKNGVYKAGKGLFRLYDLVCQKGAQKLYCRHIEGKGFYLWWQQAGDVADRIPHPMELPVRESILADQPAIWTPLIQGEIR; encoded by the coding sequence ATGATCCTCAGATTTTCACAGGTTCAGATTATTATTTTTTTATTTGTTATGATATTGATAAGTGCTCCGGTTTCATCCGACGCACAAAGCTCTGCAAGTTCTAAAGAGAGAGTCGGGCAAACCTATATAGATGTTCCTCCGCAGTTGCGTAAGGGAACAGCTAAATCCTTGAAAAAGTATGTTTCCGAGTTGCTGGGTAAGAAATATGTCAGCACAGGAAAATTGTATGCCCCTCCGTTTGATGGACTTGAGGACAAAATTTATATTTCAGTTACAAGGGAAAAAGCTATTCCTATTATTGCCGGAGGAGTCTCTTCTTATTCCGGTACGGAGGAAGGCCTTGCCGCAGCTCTTTATGACGGTTCTATTCGGCTTTGGAGCAGTTACCCCTGCAAGAAATTGAGACTGCCTTCTGGAAAAGGTGCAGCGCTTGTAGCATATGCGCCAGGAAGCCCTGTTTTAGCCGCGACGGATAGCAAAGGGAATAATCTTTTTATTTACGATTTAAAAACCTGTTCCAGAATACCGGGCGATATTCCCGTTGAGCATGGCCCTGTTAAAATGATGGCCATTTCACGCACAGGCGACTGGCTGGGATTGATAGATAGTTTTAATACACTTTTGAGCGGCCCTTCAAACGGCCCTTTAAAAGAAATGTCAGTGCTGGAAGGAACTCCTCTTTTCCTTGGATATACACCGGGGCAGGGGATTTTAGTTGCTGTTGAAGCTTCAGGTAAAATTGTTACGTGGGGCATGAAGAATTTGTCCCGTATTAATTCTGATGAAGTTACCGGGGGACCTTTTGCTTCGGTGAGGATGTCAGGATATGTTGTCTGTCTGCGCCGTGATGACGGTAAAGAAGTCTACTGGGATCTTCGCAAGCGTGATTTGGTTAAAAAATCAGAGGCGTTGAAGGAATATTCTTCCTGGATTTACGAAAAAGACGGATCACTTGTTTACTCTACCGGCGTAGATCGTTGGAAAGTTGCTGAGCATTTCGGAAGGCCCATGTTTATTGTTTCTTATTCTGCAAAGGAAAAATTGTTCAGAGTTCGTGACCTTGACTCTAAAACTCGTTACTATAGCGCCTTAGACGGAAAAGAGTTTTCAGAAATAAAGACATCTGACTGGAAATTTATATCTCCTAAAAACGGAGTTTATAAAGCCGGTAAAGGTTTGTTTCGTTTATATGATCTTGTGTGTCAAAAAGGAGCTCAAAAGCTTTATTGCCGACATATTGAAGGAAAGGGCTTTTATTTATGGTGGCAGCAGGCAGGGGATGTAGCTGATAGAATTCCTCATCCTATGGAGCTGCCAGTCAGAGAAAGTATTCTGGCAGATCAGCCCGCAATTTGGACCCCCCTGATTCAGGGCGAAATACGGTAA
- a CDS encoding ATP-dependent 6-phosphofructokinase: MAKNSTEKKELLNTDIAVLGKAKIPSPLKRCYFIDDNDRTLVNLAEEDMGLTDDSTVYQEFEKAGPRAFTYFDPSKTKCAVVTCGGLCPGLNDVIRSIVLEAHYLYKVSSVLGIKFGLQGFIPKYGHDVVELTADKVANIHQFGGTMLGSSRGPQDPEEIVDALERMNISVLFMIGGDGTMRAAQKIVKEINKRNVRIAIIGIPKTIDNDIGFVTKSFGFDTAVDKATEAIQSAHVESLGVVNGIGLVKLMGRESGFIAAQATLALKDVNFVLVPEHAFEFDGEYGLLRSLEKRLDERQHAVIVCAEGAGQEQCEYTGEKDASGNPILCDVCTLLIRKVKEHFKEVGKDITLKFIDPSYIIRSVPANANDCVYCGFLGQHAVHAAMAGKTDMVVSRLQARYVHLPLDLVTLKRKKLNVKSDYWRAVLESTGQGHLRNDMEKDICQF; the protein is encoded by the coding sequence GTGGCAAAAAACTCGACCGAAAAGAAAGAATTACTAAATACCGACATAGCTGTTCTTGGAAAAGCTAAAATACCTTCTCCTTTGAAGAGGTGCTATTTCATTGATGATAACGATAGAACTCTTGTTAATTTAGCTGAAGAAGATATGGGACTGACTGATGACAGTACTGTCTATCAGGAGTTTGAAAAAGCCGGTCCACGTGCGTTCACTTATTTTGATCCTTCAAAAACTAAGTGTGCTGTTGTTACATGCGGTGGTCTTTGTCCGGGATTGAATGATGTTATTCGGTCAATTGTTCTCGAAGCTCATTATCTTTACAAAGTCTCTTCCGTACTGGGTATTAAATTCGGTTTGCAGGGTTTTATCCCCAAATACGGACACGATGTAGTTGAACTTACAGCGGATAAAGTAGCAAATATTCATCAATTCGGCGGAACCATGCTCGGTTCTTCTCGCGGACCGCAGGACCCGGAAGAGATAGTGGATGCCCTTGAACGCATGAATATCAGTGTTCTTTTCATGATTGGCGGAGACGGAACGATGCGCGCCGCTCAGAAGATTGTAAAAGAGATCAATAAGCGCAATGTTCGAATCGCTATAATCGGTATTCCAAAAACCATTGATAACGATATCGGTTTCGTCACAAAATCTTTTGGTTTCGATACTGCTGTAGATAAGGCCACAGAAGCCATTCAGTCGGCTCATGTTGAGTCTTTAGGCGTCGTCAATGGCATTGGCTTAGTAAAGCTGATGGGACGTGAGTCAGGCTTTATTGCGGCGCAGGCGACACTTGCTCTTAAAGATGTAAATTTTGTGCTGGTTCCCGAGCATGCCTTTGAGTTTGACGGTGAATACGGATTATTAAGATCACTTGAGAAAAGGCTTGATGAAAGACAGCATGCCGTAATTGTGTGTGCCGAGGGAGCAGGGCAGGAACAATGTGAATATACAGGAGAAAAGGACGCTTCCGGCAATCCTATTCTTTGTGATGTGTGTACCTTGCTCATCCGCAAGGTGAAGGAGCATTTCAAAGAAGTTGGAAAGGATATAACCTTAAAATTTATCGATCCAAGTTATATCATCCGTTCAGTTCCAGCCAATGCGAATGACTGCGTTTATTGCGGTTTCCTCGGGCAGCATGCCGTACATGCGGCAATGGCAGGAAAAACCGATATGGTGGTAAGCAGGTTGCAGGCTAGGTATGTCCATTTGCCACTTGATCTTGTCACACTGAAAAGAAAGAAATTGAATGTTAAGTCTGATTATTGGAGAGCTGTGCTTGAGTCCACAGGGCAGGGGCATCTGCGTAACGATATGGAAAAAGATATTTGTCAGTTTTAG